From one Halothece sp. PCC 7418 genomic stretch:
- the cofG gene encoding 7,8-didemethyl-8-hydroxy-5-deazariboflavin synthase subunit CofG has protein sequence MVTQSNITQSSTSIITYSPAYTLVPTYECFNRCSYCNFRTDPGKDSWLTLEDAQKRLESLQGKGVWEILILAGEVHPKSPRRKEWFNHIFQLCQLALELGFLPHTNVGPLSYAEMKQLKTVNVSMGLMLEQVTPKLLETVHKNAPSKHPRVRLQQLAYAGELKIPFTTGLLLGIGETEADWWESLSAIAQQHQKWGHIQEVILQPHRIGHQQSWKKDSFNLQEFPKLITKAREILPAAIAIQIPPNLISDSNFLLTCVDAGASDFGGIGVIDEVNPDYPHLHPDSLQTILKQKKWELKPRLPVYPQYYPWLSSELQALSSPRFEKRGFQTLLRNAL, from the coding sequence ATGGTTACACAATCAAATATAACTCAATCCTCTACTTCAATTATTACTTATAGTCCCGCTTATACGCTTGTTCCTACCTACGAGTGTTTTAATCGTTGTTCTTATTGTAATTTTCGGACTGATCCAGGAAAAGACAGTTGGTTAACTTTAGAAGACGCACAAAAGCGTTTGGAATCTCTCCAAGGAAAAGGGGTATGGGAAATTTTAATTCTTGCGGGAGAAGTTCATCCCAAGTCTCCCCGACGGAAAGAATGGTTTAACCATATTTTTCAGTTGTGTCAGTTAGCCTTAGAACTTGGTTTTCTTCCTCATACGAATGTGGGACCGCTGAGTTATGCAGAAATGAAACAACTGAAAACCGTCAATGTTTCCATGGGGTTGATGTTAGAACAAGTGACCCCGAAACTATTAGAAACCGTTCATAAAAATGCGCCCAGTAAACACCCCAGAGTCCGCTTACAACAGTTAGCTTATGCTGGAGAATTAAAGATTCCATTTACCACGGGATTATTATTAGGAATTGGCGAAACCGAAGCCGATTGGTGGGAGAGTCTCAGCGCGATCGCGCAACAACATCAAAAGTGGGGACATATCCAAGAAGTCATCTTACAACCTCATCGCATTGGTCATCAACAAAGCTGGAAAAAAGATAGTTTCAATCTGCAAGAATTTCCCAAATTAATTACAAAGGCTCGTGAGATTCTACCCGCAGCGATCGCCATTCAAATCCCACCCAATCTAATTTCAGATTCAAACTTTTTACTCACTTGTGTTGATGCGGGAGCGAGTGACTTCGGAGGAATTGGTGTGATTGATGAAGTGAATCCCGATTATCCCCATTTACATCCTGATTCTCTACAAACCATCTTAAAACAAAAAAAATGGGAGCTTAAACCAAGGCTTCCCGTCTATCCTCAATATTACCCTTGGCTCTCATCAGAACTGCAAGCATTGAGTTCTCCACGTTTTGAAAAACGTGGATTCCAAACGTTGTTACGAAACGCATTGTAA
- a CDS encoding Uma2 family endonuclease encodes MNQTLIPAETYTLLSDVRWETYQALLQDLAVTSGKRLTYDHGTLEIMTPLPEHEVNKRLLGRMVETTTEVLGLEIYSLGSVTWSREDLRKGIEPDECYYINPAEDIQGKLNFDLRIDPPPDLAIEIDITSSSLNRLDIYAAIGIKEIWRFDGNHLFIYLLNNGIYERREKSHVLPILKINQILEFLKKRDQVGENALLKEFREWLHNQI; translated from the coding sequence ATGAATCAAACCCTAATTCCAGCAGAAACCTATACCCTTTTATCGGATGTGCGTTGGGAAACGTATCAGGCTTTATTACAAGATTTAGCAGTAACGTCTGGAAAACGTTTGACCTATGATCATGGAACATTAGAAATTATGACTCCTCTACCCGAACATGAGGTCAATAAACGCTTGTTGGGACGGATGGTGGAGACAACAACAGAAGTTTTGGGGTTAGAAATTTATAGTTTGGGGTCTGTTACTTGGAGTCGAGAAGACTTAAGAAAAGGGATTGAACCTGATGAATGCTACTATATTAATCCCGCAGAAGATATACAGGGAAAACTTAATTTTGATCTCAGAATTGACCCACCCCCCGATTTAGCCATTGAAATTGATATTACCAGTTCTTCCTTAAATCGCCTCGATATTTATGCTGCAATTGGGATCAAAGAAATCTGGCGATTTGATGGGAATCATCTATTCATTTATCTTCTTAATAATGGCATTTATGAGAGGCGAGAAAAATCTCATGTTTTACCCATTTTGAAAATAAATCAGATTTTGGAATTCCTCAAGAAACGAGATCAAGTTGGAGAAAATGCCTTGTTAAAAGAGTTTCGAGAATGGTTACACAATCAAATATAA
- a CDS encoding alpha/beta fold hydrolase, with the protein MTNQTPNYLLFAQHGWADTSVTMRTLANRLQLTNTVVITPNLGFYRTWWRMTPLIQKVSAIAQEYFDNFPTVPIRIIGHSMGGLIWLEILNQHPHWWERVESLVLIASPIQGAELARIIDPFRLGIGVAKELAMNRKNLAETIAQDIPTLSIASNYFLGTDGTISIRSTQFQYAKWVCVSGVSHADLRIAPQVIASIRQFWTLDSKIV; encoded by the coding sequence GTGACAAATCAAACCCCCAATTATCTTCTTTTTGCCCAACATGGCTGGGCGGATACTTCGGTTACAATGCGGACTTTAGCCAATCGTTTACAGTTAACGAATACTGTTGTCATAACCCCCAATTTAGGGTTTTATCGAACGTGGTGGCGGATGACTCCTTTAATTCAAAAAGTGAGCGCGATCGCGCAAGAATATTTTGATAATTTTCCCACTGTTCCCATCAGAATTATTGGTCATTCTATGGGAGGATTAATCTGGTTAGAAATCTTAAATCAACATCCCCATTGGTGGGAAAGAGTCGAAAGTTTAGTCCTCATTGCCTCTCCCATTCAAGGGGCAGAACTCGCCCGAATAATTGACCCCTTTCGCTTAGGAATTGGTGTAGCAAAAGAATTAGCAATGAACCGAAAAAATCTTGCTGAAACTATTGCCCAAGACATCCCAACTTTAAGTATTGCGAGTAATTATTTTCTCGGAACAGATGGAACAATTTCTATCCGTTCTACTCAATTTCAATATGCGAAATGGGTTTGTGTATCTGGGGTTTCCCATGCCGATCTGAGAATTGCACCACAAGTGA
- a CDS encoding zinc-dependent alcohol dehydrogenase family protein, whose amino-acid sequence MRAIAMTTNGTPTVLQPQDVISPKINAPQEILIRLRAAGINPIDTKLRRRGTFYPEQIPAILGCDGAGVVEAVGNEVTRFQVGDEVYFCNGGLGKKGTGNYAEYAVVDERFVARKPQSLSFAEAAAAPLVLITAWEALYDRGRLEAGRRVLVHAGAGGVGHVAIQLAKLKGADVCTTVSGTQKAEFVKGLGATPIDYKATDFVDAVNDWTNGEGVELAFDTVGGENLEKTFPAVQLYGDVVTILSPAENTNWKEARSRNLRIGLELMLTPQLTNHLEAQLAQTKILEQCSRLIDQGGLKIHLNQTFPLEKAAEAHQTLEAGGMIGKLALVMD is encoded by the coding sequence ATGAGAGCGATCGCGATGACAACCAATGGGACACCAACTGTATTACAACCCCAAGATGTCATCAGTCCCAAGATTAATGCTCCCCAAGAAATTTTAATCCGTTTGCGTGCTGCTGGCATTAATCCCATTGATACAAAGTTACGCCGTCGGGGAACGTTTTATCCTGAACAGATTCCAGCAATTTTAGGGTGTGACGGTGCAGGTGTGGTGGAAGCAGTGGGAAATGAAGTCACCCGTTTTCAAGTGGGGGATGAAGTCTATTTTTGCAATGGTGGACTGGGGAAAAAAGGCACAGGAAACTATGCTGAATATGCCGTGGTGGATGAACGGTTTGTTGCAAGGAAACCCCAGTCTCTTTCTTTTGCAGAAGCTGCTGCTGCACCGTTGGTTTTAATTACTGCTTGGGAAGCCTTGTATGATCGCGGACGCTTAGAAGCGGGAAGACGAGTGTTAGTTCATGCGGGTGCAGGGGGTGTCGGTCATGTGGCGATTCAACTGGCAAAATTGAAAGGGGCAGACGTTTGCACGACAGTAAGTGGAACACAAAAAGCGGAATTTGTCAAGGGATTGGGGGCAACTCCCATTGATTACAAAGCAACGGATTTTGTGGATGCAGTGAATGACTGGACTAATGGCGAAGGCGTTGAACTGGCTTTTGATACCGTTGGTGGGGAGAATTTAGAGAAAACCTTTCCTGCGGTGCAACTTTATGGGGATGTGGTGACAATTTTAAGTCCTGCTGAAAATACGAATTGGAAAGAAGCGCGATCGCGCAATCTTCGCATCGGTTTAGAATTAATGTTAACGCCCCAATTAACGAATCATTTAGAAGCACAATTAGCGCAAACTAAAATCCTCGAACAATGTTCTCGTTTAATTGATCAAGGGGGATTAAAAATCCATCTCAATCAAACCTTTCCCTTAGAAAAAGCAGCAGAAGCCCATCAAACTTTAGAAGCTGGGGGAATGATTGGAAAATTAGCATTGGTTATGGATTAA